The sequence below is a genomic window from Streptomyces sp. V1I1.
GGGGACCGTTCTCAGCTGCAGGCGGCGGCCAGCGCACCCGCGACCTCGACCTTGGTGAGACGCGCGGCATCGCCGTCGCCGACTACAACCACGACCGCTATCCCGACCTGGCTATCTACACCTACGCCGGCGACGGCGTCTACCAGACGGAAGCGCGCCTCGGCAGCCAGAGCGACGGCATCGCCAACGCAACGGACCAGGTGCGCGACAGGTACACCGTCGACAATTACACAGACGACTCCACTCCGCGAAACATGCCCCGCTCCGGCCTAAGCGAATTCCTCCCAGACTGCCCTAGCCGACAGGGCAGTTGACTGCAAGCCGACGGCAGCGGCTTCTCGGTTGCCTCCAGGCAGGGGCGCCTTGAGGTTCTAAGACGCCATCCGCTTATCGATCATGGGCTGACCTAGTCGAACAGGGTTCCTGATCGGTGATCGCGCGAGAACCGGCGCATGGCAGCAGGGCCTCTTGATAGCTCGGGGGTGCGAACCAAACCAAGCACCAGGAGGCCCCGTTGTCGCGGTCTTTCGCGCTCGCGTGCGTGGAGTCCCGCGCTCGCGCCCGAACACCGCCGCGGGCACGGAGCTCTTTACGGCGGGCTCAACCAGGGGCGGATCAATGTCGCCCGCCTGCGTCGCGCTCTCGCGGCGATGCCGCTGCCGAGGGCGGCGGACGGCCGGCTCGTGCTGGCCGTGGACGTCTCGCCATGGCTACTGCCGGACGCCAACGCCTGTGCGGACCGGTCCTTTTGCCACACGTTCGGCCGGGGTGAGGGCAAGCATCAGATGGTTGCGGGCTGGCCGTACTCGATCGTGGCCGCGGTGGAGACCGGCCGAACGTCGCGGACGGCGGTGCTGGACGCGATCCGCCTCGAGCCGGTTGCCGACGTCGCCGCGGTGACCACGGTCGAGATCCGTGAGGTCATCCAACGGCTCATCGTGGCCGGCCAGTTGAAAGAGGGCGATCCTGAGGTCCTGGTGGTGCTGGACGCCGGGTACGACGCTCCCCGCATCGCCCACCTGTTGGGCGACCTGCCGGTGCAGATCCTCGGCCGGCTCCGCTCCGACCGTGTTATGAGGCGGCCCACCCCGCCGCGTGTCTACGACCCGGGGCTCGAAGTCCGTGCGCTCCGCGTCCGCTGTCAGGGCCCGGGTGGTGCTCCAACCCGGGGGCTCCTGACAGATCACGGTCAGGAGCGTTATGCTCGCCGCGATGATGACTCATTCTCTTGGCAGATTGGGGGTCCCGTCCGCGCAAGGTGAGTGCTGATGCTCACTCAGACCGCGAATGGGGATTCCCGCCTTTCCTTCTGGCTGCGCGTGCGCGAGTTCGCCGTGCCGCCGTCCATGATCGAGACTGCGACCGCCCGCCGTTGTACCGGGGACTGGGCGGGGGCGTGCGCCGCCGCAGGCATCGATGTCGATCTCAATCTGCGTTCCGTGGCGCGCACTCACGGCCACGATCTCGCAGCCCAACTCCGGGCCGATCTCCGCCATCTGGCGCCTGACCTGTTGCGCTGGCACATGCCGAGGATCGCTCCTGACGGGCTGCTGCGCCCAGGTCTGACGATCGCACTGGCTCGGTACGACCCTGCGGGGCGTGACGGTGAACGCCCGGTGTACCTCGTGGTCCGGACTCCGCCGGCTTGGGCGGACGGCGGTCAGCGGATCAGCCTCTCGCTGTGGGACGGATCCCACGCCGAGGTCGGCGCCTGCCGTCATCCGCATCCCCGTCCCGACCGGCGGTTCCGCCTGGACCTGCACCGCCACCTGTGGGACGCGCGCAGGACCGATGAGCTGCGGGTCCGGTCCGGGGCCGATCTGCTGCCCGCCGACGGCCGTCCGGTGGACCCGGATCTGCTGGGGACGGTGCCGCAGGGGCGCCGCTGTGTCGTTGACCGGTGGGCGGCCGAGGCGGCGATTCTGCTCCACGCCGAGGGGCGGACGACCAGTACCGTCACCGTGTGGATCGGGGCCCGGCATCGGCTGGTCCTGGAACTGGTCGCGGACCGGGACGGCCTCGGGCCGCCCGCCGTACGGATCGCGGCGGCACCCCCGGACGGCAGCGCCTCCGCGCTGCCGGTCCTGCCCGACGCGGCGACCTGGGTCCTGCCCGACCTGGAACTGATCCGGACCGGTTTGATGGAGGTCGATGGGCTGCACCCACTGGTCGTCTCGGCACTGGTACTGGATCATTCGCCGGCCGGTTCCCCCCGGATTCCGGTTCGGCCGGACCGGCCGGACCGGGCAGGACGACCGCGCCTCGTGGAGTGCCGGGGAGCTCAGCACCGGATCGGCCTGGTCGAAGGGGTACTTGCGGCACTGGACCACGACCCGGCCGAGATCCGCCGGGAGGAGCTGCTGGCCGCACTGACCGGTACTCCGCTTCCCTGCCTGCAGGCCATCGATGTGGCGCACCGTCGTCCGGACTGCCTCACCGGCGTCCGCGAACGCCTGGACCATGGCGACACCGCCGGTGCGCTGGCTGTCGTCGAGGGCCTCCTTGGCCCCGACGCAGTGCTGCGCAACGGCGCTCTACGGGACGAACTGGAGGCGGCCGCGCTGCGGCGGATCACCTATGGGCTGTTCAGGGCGGGCCTGGCCGGACCCGGACCTGGCCGTATCCGCCCGGGCCCCAGCCGCCCCCGTGAGCACCGCTCCCACCCCCGCCATACAACCGCTCGCTGATTCCGGGGGGCCTCCGCCCCGTCTCCGACTCGGCCCACCACGAACCCAAAGGTGATCAAACATGCCCACATTCACCCCGTTCACCGCAATTGACGCCCCCTCCGACTCGGCCCACGTCTCCCAACTCGACGTCGCCGATGAGCTGTTGGCGCTGCTGCGCGACGCCACCACTGAACCGCGCCCCGACACACAACTGGAGGCCCTGACCCTGGCCGTGGCCGCCGACCTGCCCGTACTCCTGTGGGGAGAGCCGGGAATCGGCAAGACCGCGGCGCTGACACAGCTCGCCGAGGCCCTGGACCTTCCGCTGACCACAGTGATCGCCAGTGTGCACGAGCCGTCCGACTTCTCGGGGCTGCCCGTGGTCGGAGACGATCCGGCGGAACACGGCGTCCCGATGGCCCCGCCGGACTGGGCGGTGCGACTGGTACGGGCCGGCCGAGGGCTGCTGTTCCTGGACGAGCTGTCCACCGCACCGCCGGCCGTTCAAGCCGCCCTGCTCCGCCTCGTGCTCGAACGGCGGATCGGCGCCCTGCAACTGCCGCCGGGGGTCCGGATCGTGGCTGCCGCCAATCCGCGGTCCTCGGCGGCCGACGGCTGGGAGCTGAGCCCGCCGCTGGCCAACCGGTTCGTTCATCTTCAGTGGACTCATGACCACGAGGTGGTGGTACGTGGCCTTGGCGGGACCTGGCCCCGGGCGATACTGCCACGGCTCGCCCCGGAGAAGTTGCCGGAGGCTGTGGACTTCGCCCGCCGTGCGGTGTGCGGGCTCCTCTCCGCCCGCCCTGGGCTCGTGCACCGGCTGCCCAGCGGTGAGACACGTCGGGGCGGCCCCTGGCCGTCACCCCGGAGCTGGGAGATGACCCTGAGTCTGATCGCCTTCGCGACCGCGGCCACCTCCTCCCGGGACGTGCTTTCCCTGCTGGTCAGGGGCACGGTGGGCGACGGTCCGGGCCTTGAGCTGCTGGCGAGCCTGGACCGGATGGACCTCCCGGCCCCCGAGATGCTTCTCGCCGACCCGACGGGTGCCGCCCTGCCCGAGCGGGGGGATCTGCGCCAAGCCGTGCTCGACGGTGTGGTGGAGGCGGTTCGCAAGCGGCCGGAGAAGTCCCGCTGGGACGCGGCATGGACGCTCCTGGTCCGGGCGGTGGAGACCGGAGCCCCGGACCTGGTGGTCGTCCCCGCGACCACACTCGCCACGCTGCGCCAGGAGGACTGGGACGTTCCGGCATCGATCGAGCGGCTCGCCGGAGCGGTGTCCCTGTCCCGGCGGGCGGACCATGCGGCGGCCCGGGCCGCGGTCGCCACGAAGGCCGGACGATGAGCCCGGACGCGCCGGGGGCGCTCGACGTCGACAAGCTCTTCGCCGCCCGACTGCACGCCGCCCGGGTTCGGCCCTACCTGGCGACGGCGCTGTTCGCCCTGCACACCGTGGAGTCGCGGACGGTCCCGACGATGGCCGTCGACGGGCACTGGCGGTGCTACGTCTCGCCGGTCTTCGTGGACCGGACGTCGGTGGAGGAACTGGCCGGGGTATGGGTGCACGAGGTGTCGCACCTGCTGCGCGACCATCACGGGCGCAGTGACCGGGTCGCGCGGCAGCGCGGGCTGACCGGCCCGGCCGAACGGCTGCGGATGAACATCGCCGCGGACTGCGAGATCAACGACGACGTGTTCGGTGACGGGTTGGTCCGGCCCGAAGGTGCTGTCGAGCCGGTGTCCTTGGGGCTGCCCGAGGGGGAGCTCATGGAGGACTACCTGCGCCAGTTCCGGCTCGGGCCGCGTACGCAGAACCTGGCCTGGCTGGACTGCGGCAGTGGCGCCGACGGGCTGGAACGGGAGTGGGATCTGGGACCGGACGGCGCGCACGGCCTCAGTGCGCAGGAACGGGACGCGGTCCGGTTCCGGGTGGCGCAGCGCATCACTGGCCGTCCGGGGAGCGCCTCGAAGGGGTGGCAGCGGTGGGCGGAAGAGGCGTTCCACCCGCCGCAGCCGTGGCGGGAGTTGCTGGGAGCGGCGGTCCGCTCGGCGGCCTCCGGCTCCGGCGCGGGCGAGGACTACAGCTACGGCCGGCCGTCGCGGCGCTCGGCCGGGGTGCCCGGCGTCGTTCTGCCGAGTCTGAGGCGCAGGCCGCCTCGGGTCGCCGTCGTCATCGACACGTCCGGGTCGGTCAGTGACGCCGAACTGGGCAGCGCGCTCCTCGAAGTCACCGCGATCTCCCGTGCCGTGGGCGGCCGTCGGGACCTGGTCACAGTGGTGCCGTGCGACGCGGCGGCCCGGATCGTGCACCCGCTGTGCCGTGCGGAGGGAATACCGCTGGTAGGCGGTGGCGGTACGGATCTGCGCACGGGCTTCGCCACGGCGCTCCGAGCGCGGCCCCGACCGGATGTCATCGTGGTCCTGACCGACGGGCAGACACCCTGGCCGGACACGCGACCACCGTGCCGGACGGTGGTGGGTCTGTTCCCTCGGCAGCAGGCAGCCCGGTCATGGGACGAGGACGATCCCGACTACGTGCCGGACTCGCCGCCCGCGTGGGCACGAGTGGTGGTCATCGGGTCTGCTCCCGCTGCTCGGTGAGCCCCCTCAGGATGGGCGGACTGATCTCTTCCGATGTGTTATGGACCTCGAAACCGTGATGTACGGATGAGTCCCGTGCCGGTGAGGCAGCCGTCGAGGACGTCGCTGCCGTAATGGAGCCGAGGTAGACCCCGCCTAACGGCGGTGATCAGTTCGGGATGAAGGCATGATTGACCACGCTGGTGCGTCGCAGGACCGACCAAAGGGACCAGCCCCCCATGATCGGCCGGACAAGGCCTAGTAGGGCTTTGTTAGGTGGGTCTTGTCGCGTTGGGTGTCTGGTAGTTCGCTGTTGGTATGAGGGTCGGGGAACTCGCTTCGTGTCGTGTCCGGTTGGAGGAGTTCGGTGGGGAGGTGTTCGCGCCGCTGGTGCGGCGGGATCAGCGTGAGAAGGGTGCCCTGTATCTGCGGGGGCTGCTGCTGGACGGCCGGCGTAAGTCGATGCAGCCGATGGCCGGGCGCCTGGGGGTGGACCACCAGCAGCTTCAGCAGTTCATCACGTCCTCCACCTGGGCCTTTGACGCGGTGCGGGCCCGGTTGGCGTGGCGGGCCGTGCGGGTGGTCCGTCCTCAGGCGTGGGTGGTGGACGACACCGGGTTCCCGAAGGACGGCATCTCGTCGCCCGGGGTGGCCCGGCAGTACTCGGGCACCCTGGGCAAGGTCGGTAACTGCCAGATCGGCGTCAGCGTCCACGCCGCTTCCGACACCGCCTCGTGTCCGCTGTCCTGGCGTTTGTTCCTTCCCGAGAGCTGGGACACGCCAGAAGCGGCCAGCCGTCGGGAACGCTGTCGCATCCCTGATGACGAGCATCACCGCCCGAAGTGGCAGCTGGCGCTGGAGATGCTCGACGACCTGGCCGGCACCGGGCTGAAGCCGGCGGTGCTGGTCGCGGACACCGGATACGGCGCCAACGCCGACTTCCGCCGCGGCCTGGAAGACCGCGGCCTGGCCTACGTCCTGCAGGCCAAGGCCGAAATGACCGCCCACAGTGAGGATGCCGAACCCCACCAGCCTGCCTATGGCGGCCTGGGGCCCAGGCCCCTTCCGCGTTACCGCACCCGCCCGGTGTCCTTACGGGATCACGTGCTGGCCGCCGGACGACGCCAGGGACGAACCCTGACCTGGCGCAGGGGCTCCAAAGCCGCGATGAGCTCGCACTTCGTTCTTGTGAGGATCCGTCTCGCGGGGCGGCGGCCCAAGCCCGCCACCGACGGCACGATCCCGCTGACCTGGCTCATCGCCCAGTGGCCCGAAGGCGAGGACGAGCCGGTCAAGTACTGGATCTCGAACCTGCCCGCAGACATCCCCGCCCGCGACCTTGTCCGCATCGCGAAACTGCGGTGGCGCATCGAGCACGACTACCGCGAGCTGAAGACCACCCTCGGCCTCGACCACTTCGAGGGCCGCTCGTTCACCGGCTGGCACCGGCACGTCACCCTCGTCACCGCCGCCCACCTGTTCCTGACCGAACAGCGGACCTGCCCAAAAGCCCCTGCCAGGGCCTGACCCTCTACCAGGCCCTGGATCTCCTCCAACACCTCCTGGCCACCTGGACCGGCACCTGCCCCACCTGCCGACAACCCACCCCCTGGCAGCCCTACGACACCACCTAACAAAGCCCTACTAGTATTCCAGCGGTAGTTCGCTACCGCCGCTGGTCAGAGGCTGGTTTTTGAGTGTAGCTGGGTGACGGTTCGTCATGTGGCGGTGGTTCGTGACCAGCGGTGCGGCGGGCGTAGTGGCAGCGTTTAGCGATGGCTTGGTGGCGTCGTCTGTAGCGGGACCAGATCAGCGTGCGTTCGGGATGCCGGTGGCGCGCTGAGCCGGGATGGAGAGCGTCCAGGAGTCTCCGGATTTCTGCCAAGGTGAGGGGTGCGAGGGCGGGGTCACCGTTTCAGCAGCTCCTGCGTGACGTCGTCCAGCAAGTGGGCGGACAACCAGAACAACACGTGTGACGCGCTGGATCGCCTCGGAAGCGGACCCGCAGCGGACGCTGAGGCGCCGCTGTACTCCGTGCTCACCGTTCATCTGCAGACATCCCGCGGTACGTCTCGCCAGCGAGACGTACCGCCCTGCCGTATGCGGCAAGTTGCCCGTTGAGGTCGTCGGCGAGCCGAGGTGTCCCTGGCCTCGGGGCAGGAGTTGCTTGTGCTAGCTGAAGCTCAAGGCCCGCCCGCCGCTGGACCAGCGGCGCAAGCTCTACCGCAAGGAAGTCGCCAGCGCCATCGAGCAATACCACGCCGACAGCCGCAAGTACCGGCGCGTCTACAACGGCCTGCAGTCCCTCATCATGATCGGCTCAGCCCGCCACGACCACCCTCGCCGCCCTGGACACCGGCAAGGAACTGACCTGTCAGAGCGTCACCCTGACCGGCATCAGCTTCGCCATCACGCTGGCCGCGATGTTCACCGGCTACTACAAGTTCCGCGAGCGCAGCTACTTCCTGCAGCAGACCGCTGACGCCATCGAGGAAGAGGCCAACGCGTCAGTCCCGTGCCTCAGGACCTTGATCCAGATGTTCAGCTCGGCCCTAGTATCCGGCGCCAGCGAGGCGAAGTGCTTCTCGCACCAGGCATCAAGCGAGTCCAGACGGTCATCGAGGAAGATCTCCAAGCCCTCGAACGCCTCAAGGACGTGATTGGCCGGCACCGCCGCGTGGGTGAGCTGGGCGACCCTCGAGGCCCGGATCGCCTCGCCCGGCCGGTGCACCGCGCAAAGAATCCGCATGCCCCGCCGCACCGAACCAAGGGTGCGGGGTGGCCAGCCGCGAAGTCCCGCGATCCGCGCCGCTCGTGCACTCAGGGTCGTGGCCAGTTCCGGTCCAGGAGCGGTGCCAGGCTGCTGACGCCACTCAGATCGCGGGCCATCTCGAAGAGGAAGAGTTCCGTCCAATGCGGCCGAACACCGTGCAGACGTCCTCCGAGCGGCTCGGGATGGAGCCGTTGATCGTCCATCTTCGGCGGGAACCCGCCGCGTGGCCGCAGGGTGCCCGATAATGAACAGCTGCTGCCCGGTCCAGGCGGCGACCGCAAGGTCGACGCGCGTCTTGTTGTCCGGACCGGCGATCAGGCTGGCCTGGCGACGGCAGAGCCGACAGACCCCGTCTAAGGCGGCCACCTCGCGCTGGCTGACGTCGCAGTGCTGGCTGGTCACCTTCGCCACAAACCCCCAACATGCCTTGCAGCGGGGCCGGTCGAACCAACTCCAGCCCATGCAGTCCCGGCACCTGCGGGTCGCCCAGGGACGTGATCGCCGGGCAGGCGTACTCATAACGGCGGCCCTGAACGGCCCGGCCGACGCCGATGCATGACCGAGGTGCCACCGACAACCTGACGCGTTGTCTCCTCGATGGCAGTGGTCTCTTGCCTGCTGGCGGACTCGGTCACTTCCTTCACCGCGTTGATCTCGGCGGCCTCGATTCTCCCGCTCGTTGGCGGCGCGAACGGCCCG
It includes:
- a CDS encoding MoxR family ATPase; the encoded protein is MPTFTPFTAIDAPSDSAHVSQLDVADELLALLRDATTEPRPDTQLEALTLAVAADLPVLLWGEPGIGKTAALTQLAEALDLPLTTVIASVHEPSDFSGLPVVGDDPAEHGVPMAPPDWAVRLVRAGRGLLFLDELSTAPPAVQAALLRLVLERRIGALQLPPGVRIVAAANPRSSAADGWELSPPLANRFVHLQWTHDHEVVVRGLGGTWPRAILPRLAPEKLPEAVDFARRAVCGLLSARPGLVHRLPSGETRRGGPWPSPRSWEMTLSLIAFATAATSSRDVLSLLVRGTVGDGPGLELLASLDRMDLPAPEMLLADPTGAALPERGDLRQAVLDGVVEAVRKRPEKSRWDAAWTLLVRAVETGAPDLVVVPATTLATLRQEDWDVPASIERLAGAVSLSRRADHAAARAAVATKAGR
- a CDS encoding VWA-like domain-containing protein: MSPDAPGALDVDKLFAARLHAARVRPYLATALFALHTVESRTVPTMAVDGHWRCYVSPVFVDRTSVEELAGVWVHEVSHLLRDHHGRSDRVARQRGLTGPAERLRMNIAADCEINDDVFGDGLVRPEGAVEPVSLGLPEGELMEDYLRQFRLGPRTQNLAWLDCGSGADGLEREWDLGPDGAHGLSAQERDAVRFRVAQRITGRPGSASKGWQRWAEEAFHPPQPWRELLGAAVRSAASGSGAGEDYSYGRPSRRSAGVPGVVLPSLRRRPPRVAVVIDTSGSVSDAELGSALLEVTAISRAVGGRRDLVTVVPCDAAARIVHPLCRAEGIPLVGGGGTDLRTGFATALRARPRPDVIVVLTDGQTPWPDTRPPCRTVVGLFPRQQAARSWDEDDPDYVPDSPPAWARVVVIGSAPAAR
- a CDS encoding IS701 family transposase; protein product: MRVGELASCRVRLEEFGGEVFAPLVRRDQREKGALYLRGLLLDGRRKSMQPMAGRLGVDHQQLQQFITSSTWAFDAVRARLAWRAVRVVRPQAWVVDDTGFPKDGISSPGVARQYSGTLGKVGNCQIGVSVHAASDTASCPLSWRLFLPESWDTPEAASRRERCRIPDDEHHRPKWQLALEMLDDLAGTGLKPAVLVADTGYGANADFRRGLEDRGLAYVLQAKAEMTAHSEDAEPHQPAYGGLGPRPLPRYRTRPVSLRDHVLAAGRRQGRTLTWRRGSKAAMSSHFVLVRIRLAGRRPKPATDGTIPLTWLIAQWPEGEDEPVKYWISNLPADIPARDLVRIAKLRWRIEHDYRELKTTLGLDHFEGRSFTGWHRHVTLVTAAHLFLTEQRTCPKAPARA